A genomic window from Gossypium hirsutum isolate 1008001.06 chromosome D10, Gossypium_hirsutum_v2.1, whole genome shotgun sequence includes:
- the LOC107916261 gene encoding E3 ubiquitin-protein ligase SHPRH isoform X1, whose translation MGRKKQANPRRSGALIIDSTGNVEPKQDAKLKGELVDIDKPFFVEVDRGSWLSDEHLDLSEVVLIDLNLREGYAGYRISEEFYGDSKYSLRFRVCNVSEFISRIKLGHWPVLSSSDVSLEFIEKSMSDGVETESLMLSGSFDGPDEGVSALVHLASLKFLTLRPVLEVTLSESLSSFRVRVEILKSVFDDCESLLGKTRQLWKKSMVNVMAWLRPEVMTSEAKYGVCESVNMEVDFYPVTEDETSRPGKRARFDVAEFYEAIKPSKENSMLKDDIPDLLPVLRPYQRRAAYWMIQREKGDSRSMEEWERSMLSSPLCIPVHFLDTYSKMFFNPFGGNVSLHLEPMSPYVYGGILADEMGLGKTVELLACIFAHQKLDSEGAVFKDTAIKVTTDGKVSLKRLKRERVECTCGAVSENCKYKGLWVQCDMCDAWQHSECVGYSPRGKARKVSENADEQGLQKLKRRKETTNIVVREGEHICTPCLELLQATDSPIATGATLIVCPAPILSQWHTEIIRHTRPGSLKICIYEGVRTPSLSNASRVDINELVSADIVLTTYDVLKEDLSHDSDRHEGDRRFLRFQKRYPVIPTLLTRIFWWRVCLDEAQMVESNTAAATEMAMRLYAKHRWCITGTPVQRKLDDLYGLLRFLKLSPFNVSRWWVEVIRDPYEKKDGGAMEFTHKFFRQIMWRSSKLHVADELHLPPQEESVSWLTFSPIEEHFYQRQHETCVSYASEVLESLKEDFLKREIPGAFSSGAMFDPFITHTEAAKLLNALLKLRQACCHPQVGSFGLRSLQQAPMTMEEILNVLISKTKTEGEEVLRMLVSALNGLAGIAIIEEKLSQAVSLYKEALDITKEHSEDFRLDPLLSIHIHHNLAQILPVVTTFPVQLPVEAHQFSGNSEKASHVQNIEISDQSSVKRQKLEDLDDSKINAGNLQDIASEQSEKSTNNDRDCNGQCHMSSGALNEQSLRIECQNLKQKYLSVFTTKLSAAQQEFRKSYMQVSNALSDLNNEYRVWWLEALDHAEKDKDLSNELIRKIEEAISGSLKSRRTSQMSSRFQSITALKYHIQTGLDLLESFRGKLLDRLLEIDQTMEKPKEEDIERVRYCHNCQVIGDGPICVHCELEDLFQDYEARLFRVNKNDGEMVTSAEEAIVLQKKKSALNRFYWNLSQPTKNSTSSDVDNKELKRGVQETIVVSKSPSQLEVALGVIKSYCKAYLRKEGMLAATKQLQILESMRKEYRHARLLAIAQAQVLNAHDEIKMATTRLHIREFENDKSIDALSPNELASASVQNTSDKFMSLASLSSIKGKLRYLKGLVLSKNTVQMESSNNSTLTQDTTTMSTSIEQKSTCLFKAEGEACPICQEKLSTQKMVFQCGHVTCCKCLFSMTEQGLRHGNKSQNKWVMCPTCRQHTDVGNIALADDRQTSPNSAMLHAFQGGDSCEEFFTVQGSYGTKIEAVTRRILGIKSADPKAKVLVFSSWNDVLDVLEHAFAANDITYIRMKGGRKSHVAISEFRGQQVGGRGHKMQKLEPKFIQVLLLLVQHGANGLNLLEAQHVILVEPLLNPAVEAQAISRVHRIGQDKRTLFHRFIVKNTVEESIYKLNRSRNSSGFVGNTKNQDQPVLTLKDVESLFATAPSRAPKTDEDKTESESLRYLPPSMAAAIAAERRLKENLTA comes from the exons ATGGGTAGGAAAAAGCAAGCCAACCCACGTCGATCAGGCGCCTTAATTATAGACAGCACTGGTAATGTCGAACCCAAACAAGATGCAAAATTGAAGGGGGAACTAGTGGATATAGATAAACCATTCTTTGTAGAAGTGGATAGGGGTTCTTGGCTTTCTGATGAGCATCTTGACTTATCTGAAGTTGTTTTGATTGATTTGAATTTGAGAGAAGGGTATGCTGGTTATAGAATCAGTGAGGAGTTTTATGGGGACTCCAAGTACTCCTTAAGGTTTCGAGTTTGTAATGTCAGTGAGTTCATCAGTCGTATTAAGCTAGGACATTGGCCTGTATTATCTTCTAGTGATGTATCTTTGGAATTTATAGAAAAAAGCATGTCTGATGGTGTGGAGACTGAATCGTTGATGTTATCCGGGAGTTTTGACGGTCCCGATGAAGGTGTTTCTGCTCTTGTGCACTTGGCAAGTTTGAAATTTCTCACTTTACGTCCCGTGCTGGAGGTAACACTTTCGGAGAGCTTGTCGTCTTTTAGAGTGAGGGTGGAGATACTAAAGAGTGTTTTTGATGATTGTGAGTCACTCCTGGGGAAAACGAGGCAACTTTGGAAAAAGAGTATGGTTAATGTTATGGCTTGGCTACGTCCTGAAGTAATGACTTCTGAGGCTAAATATGGAGTTTGTGAATCAGTGAACATGGAAGTTGATTTTTATCCAGTGACAGAAGATGAAACTTCGAGACCTGGAAAACGAGCAAGGTTTGATGTTGCTGAGTTTTATGAAGCCATAAAGCCATCAAA AGAGAACTCAATGCTGAAGGATGACATTCCTGACTTGCTCCCTGTTTTGAGACCATATCAGCGGCGTGCAGCTTACTGGATGATACAACGAGAGAAGGGTGATTCAAGAAGTATGGAAGAATGGGAAAGGAGCATGTTGTCCTCTCCATTGTGTATACCTGTGCATTTTCTTGATACTTATTCAAAAATGTTCTTTAATCCATTTGG TGGAAATGTTTCTCTGCATCTGGAGCCCATGTCTCCTTATGTCTACGGTGGTATTCTAGCAG ATGAAATGGGTTTGGGCAAGACTGTTGAACTGCTTGCTTGCATCTTTGCACACCAGAAGCTAGATTCTGAAGGTGCTGTATTTAAGGATACTGCGATAAAGGTTACAACTGATGGGAAAGTTAGTCTCAAAAGATTGAAAAGGGAGCGTGTTGAGTGCACATGTGGAGCTGTGAGTGAAAACTGCAAATATAAAGGATTATGGGTGCAATGTGACATGTGTGATGCTTGGCAACATTCAGAATGTGTTGGTTATTCACCTAGAGGAAAAGCTCGGAAAGTCAGTGAAAATGCTGATGAACAAGGACTACAAAAGCTGAAAAGAAGGAAAGAGACAACCAACATTGTTGTCAGAGAGGGAGAGCATATCTGCACACCATGTTTGGAGCTCCTACAAGCTACCGACTCGCCCATTGCTACAGGTGCAACTCTTATAGTCTGTCCAGCTCCTATATTATCCCAATGGCACACTGAGATCATTCG TCACACACGTCCAGGTTCATTAAAAATTTGCATCTATGAAGGAGTAAGAACTCCTTCTCTTTCAAATGCTTCTAGAGTGGATATCAATGAACTTGTCAGTGCTGACATTGTATTAACAACATATGACGTACTCAAAGAGGACCTCTCTCACGACTCTGACAGGCATGAAGGTGATCGACGCTTCTTGAGATTTCAGAAGAG GTACCCTGTCATTCCAACTCTTCTCACTAGAATATTCTGGTGGAGGGTTTGTCTGGATGAAGCTCAAATGGTGGAGAGCAATACTGCTGCTGCAACAGAAATGGCCATGAGATTATATGCTAAGCATCGCTGGTGTATTACAGGCACTCCTGTACAACGCAAACTTGATGACTTATATGGACTCCTAAGATTCCTGAAACTAAGTCCTTTCAATGTTTCAAGGTGGTGGGTGGAAGTTATACGAGATCCATATGAG AAAAAAGATGGAGGGGCTATGGAATTCACACATAAATTTTTTAGACAAATCATGTGGCGTTCTTCAAAACTACATGTTGCAGATGAGTTGCATCTTCCCCCGCAAGAGGAATCTGTTTCTTGGCTCACTTTCTCACCAATTGAAGAACATTTTTATCAAAGGCAACATGAAACATGTGTGAGTTATGCCAGTGAAGTTCTTGAAAGTTTGAAAGAAGATTTCCTGAAAAGAGAAATCCCAG GTGCTTTTTCATCTGGTGCAATGTTCGATCCGTTTATCACTCATACAGAAGCAGCAAAGCTGCTGAACGCACTCTTGAAGCTTCGCCAAGCCTGTTGTCACCCTCAAGTAGGAAGTTTTGGGCTGCGTTCTCTGCAGCAGGCTCCAATGACTATGGAGGAAATATTAAAT GTTCTTATTAGCAAGACCAAGACAGAAGGAGAGGAAGTGCTCAGGATGTTAGTTAGTGCTTTAAATGGGCTTGCAGGAATAGCTATAATAGAAGAGAAACTTTCTCAAGCAGTATCATTATATAAGGAAGCACTGGATATAACTAAAGAGCATTCTGAAGACTTTCGCCTGGACCCTCTGTTGagtattcacattcatcacaatCTTGCTCAGATACTACCTGTGGTTACAACCTTCCCAGTGCAACTTCCAGTAGAGGCACATCAATTCTCTGGAAACTCTGAGAAAGCTTCCCATGTCCAAAACATTGAAATATCTGATCAAAGTTCTGTGAAGAGGCAGAAACTTGAGGACCTTGACGATTCTAAAATTAATGCTGGGAATCTACAAGATATAGCATCTGAACAATCAGAAAAAAGCACAAATAATGACCGAGATTGTAATGGTCAGTGCCATATGTCATCTGGAGCTTTAAACGAACAATCTTTGAGAATAGAATGCCAAAATTTAAAACAGAAGTACTTATCTGTGTTTACTACAAAGTTGTCTGCAGCTCAGCAAGAGTTCAGAAAATCATACATGCAG GTTTCTAATGCATTGAGTGACCTTAATAATGAATATAGAGTTTGGTGGTTGGAAGCCCTTGATCATGCTGAGAAAGACAAGGATCTCTCTAATGAGTTAATCAGAAAGATTGAAGAGGCTATCTCAGGATCTCTTAAGAGTCGACGCACATCACAAATGTCTTCCAG GTTTCAGAGTATTACTGCTCTAAAGTATCACATCCAGACCGGTTTAGATCTATTGGAATCCTTTAGGGGAAAATTGCTTGATAGACTTTTAGAAATTGATCAAACAATGGAAAAGCCAAAAGAGGAGGATATTGAGCGTGTGAGATACTGCCATAATTGCCAGGTTATTGGTGATGGCCCAATTTGTGTTCATTGCGAACTAGAGGATTTATTCCAG GATTATGAGGCAAGGCTTTTTCGGGTTAACAAAAATGATGGAGAGATGGTTACATCTGCTGAAGAGGCAATAGTTTTGCAGAAGAAGAAGTCTGCACTTAATCGCTTTTATTGGAATTTATCACAGCCAACCAAAAATTCAACTTCATCTGATGTTGATAATAAAGAATTGAAGAGAGGTGTTCAAGAAACAATAGTG GTTTCAAAATCTCCGTCTCAATTGGAAGTAGCTCTTGGAGTTATAAAGAGCTATTGCAAGGCTTATTTAAGAAAAGAGGGTATGTTGGCAGCTACAAAGCAGCTACAGATTCTGGAGAGCATGAGGAAGGAGTATCGACATGCAAGGCTCTTAGCAATTGCTCAAGCACAAGTTTTGAATGCACATGACGAAATCAAGATGGCAACGACTCGATTGCACATAAGAGAGTTTGAAAATGACAAATCTATTGATGCTTTAAGTCCGAATGAATTGGCTTCAGCCAGTGTGCAAAACACTAGTGACAAGTTCATGTCCTTGGCTTCATTATCAAGCATCAAAGGGAAACTTCGTTATCTAAAG GGATTAGTACTATCAAAAAATACGGTGCAAATGGAGAGTTCTAATAATTCCACTTTAACTCAAGATACGACTACCATGTCAACCTCTATAGAGCAGAAAAGTACATGTCTATTTAAAGCTGAGGGGGAAGCTTGCCCTATTTGTCAAGAAAAGCTAAGCACTCAGAAGATGGTATTTCAATGTGGACATGTTACTTGCTGTAAAT GCTTATTTTCTATGACTGAACAAGGATTACGCCATGggaataaatctcaaaataaATGGGTAATGTGCCCAACATGTAGGCAGCACACAGATGTTGGAAATATTGCTTTAGCTGATGATAGGCAAACTTCACCAAACTCTGCTATGCTTCACGCATTTCAAGGTGGTGATAGTTGTGAAGAATTTTTTACTGTTCAAGGTTCCTATGGAACAAAG ATCGAAGCTGTTACAAGAAGGATCTTGGGGATTAAGTCTGCTGACCCAAAAGCTAAAGTTCTGGTTTTCTCAAGCTGGAATGATGTTCTTGATGTTTTAGAACATGCATTCGCTGCTAATGACATTACCTACATCCGAATGAAAGGAGGAAG GAAATCACATGTTGCCATCAGTGAATTTAGGGGCCAACAAGTTGGTGGAAGAGGACACAAGATGCAGAAGTTAGAACCCAAATTTATTCAGGTGTTATTGCTCTTGGTCCAACATGGAGCAAATGGTCTAAACCTGTTAGAGGCACAGCATGTTATTCTTGTCGAACCACTACTAAATCCTGCAGTAGAAGCACAAGCAATCAGCAGGGTACATCGAATTGGGCAGGATAAGAGGACACTTTTTCATCGTTTTATA GTTAAAAACACCGTCGAAGAGAGCATATATAAACTCAACAGAAGCAGGAACTCAAGTGGCTTTGTTGGGAACACCAAGAATCAAGACCAGCCTGTTTTGACACTTAAAGATGTTGAATCCCTCTTCGCCACAGCACCATCCAGAGCACCAAAAACCGATGAAGATAAGACCGAAAGTGAAAGTCTGAGATACCTGCCTCCTTCCATGGCTGCTGCTATAGCTGCTGAGAGGAGACTCAAGGAAAATCTAACTGCATGA
- the LOC107916261 gene encoding E3 ubiquitin-protein ligase SHPRH isoform X2, giving the protein MSPYVYGGILADEMGLGKTVELLACIFAHQKLDSEGAVFKDTAIKVTTDGKVSLKRLKRERVECTCGAVSENCKYKGLWVQCDMCDAWQHSECVGYSPRGKARKVSENADEQGLQKLKRRKETTNIVVREGEHICTPCLELLQATDSPIATGATLIVCPAPILSQWHTEIIRHTRPGSLKICIYEGVRTPSLSNASRVDINELVSADIVLTTYDVLKEDLSHDSDRHEGDRRFLRFQKRYPVIPTLLTRIFWWRVCLDEAQMVESNTAAATEMAMRLYAKHRWCITGTPVQRKLDDLYGLLRFLKLSPFNVSRWWVEVIRDPYEKKDGGAMEFTHKFFRQIMWRSSKLHVADELHLPPQEESVSWLTFSPIEEHFYQRQHETCVSYASEVLESLKEDFLKREIPGAFSSGAMFDPFITHTEAAKLLNALLKLRQACCHPQVGSFGLRSLQQAPMTMEEILNVLISKTKTEGEEVLRMLVSALNGLAGIAIIEEKLSQAVSLYKEALDITKEHSEDFRLDPLLSIHIHHNLAQILPVVTTFPVQLPVEAHQFSGNSEKASHVQNIEISDQSSVKRQKLEDLDDSKINAGNLQDIASEQSEKSTNNDRDCNGQCHMSSGALNEQSLRIECQNLKQKYLSVFTTKLSAAQQEFRKSYMQVSNALSDLNNEYRVWWLEALDHAEKDKDLSNELIRKIEEAISGSLKSRRTSQMSSRFQSITALKYHIQTGLDLLESFRGKLLDRLLEIDQTMEKPKEEDIERVRYCHNCQVIGDGPICVHCELEDLFQDYEARLFRVNKNDGEMVTSAEEAIVLQKKKSALNRFYWNLSQPTKNSTSSDVDNKELKRGVQETIVVSKSPSQLEVALGVIKSYCKAYLRKEGMLAATKQLQILESMRKEYRHARLLAIAQAQVLNAHDEIKMATTRLHIREFENDKSIDALSPNELASASVQNTSDKFMSLASLSSIKGKLRYLKGLVLSKNTVQMESSNNSTLTQDTTTMSTSIEQKSTCLFKAEGEACPICQEKLSTQKMVFQCGHVTCCKCLFSMTEQGLRHGNKSQNKWVMCPTCRQHTDVGNIALADDRQTSPNSAMLHAFQGGDSCEEFFTVQGSYGTKIEAVTRRILGIKSADPKAKVLVFSSWNDVLDVLEHAFAANDITYIRMKGGRKSHVAISEFRGQQVGGRGHKMQKLEPKFIQVLLLLVQHGANGLNLLEAQHVILVEPLLNPAVEAQAISRVHRIGQDKRTLFHRFIVKNTVEESIYKLNRSRNSSGFVGNTKNQDQPVLTLKDVESLFATAPSRAPKTDEDKTESESLRYLPPSMAAAIAAERRLKENLTA; this is encoded by the exons ATGTCTCCTTATGTCTACGGTGGTATTCTAGCAG ATGAAATGGGTTTGGGCAAGACTGTTGAACTGCTTGCTTGCATCTTTGCACACCAGAAGCTAGATTCTGAAGGTGCTGTATTTAAGGATACTGCGATAAAGGTTACAACTGATGGGAAAGTTAGTCTCAAAAGATTGAAAAGGGAGCGTGTTGAGTGCACATGTGGAGCTGTGAGTGAAAACTGCAAATATAAAGGATTATGGGTGCAATGTGACATGTGTGATGCTTGGCAACATTCAGAATGTGTTGGTTATTCACCTAGAGGAAAAGCTCGGAAAGTCAGTGAAAATGCTGATGAACAAGGACTACAAAAGCTGAAAAGAAGGAAAGAGACAACCAACATTGTTGTCAGAGAGGGAGAGCATATCTGCACACCATGTTTGGAGCTCCTACAAGCTACCGACTCGCCCATTGCTACAGGTGCAACTCTTATAGTCTGTCCAGCTCCTATATTATCCCAATGGCACACTGAGATCATTCG TCACACACGTCCAGGTTCATTAAAAATTTGCATCTATGAAGGAGTAAGAACTCCTTCTCTTTCAAATGCTTCTAGAGTGGATATCAATGAACTTGTCAGTGCTGACATTGTATTAACAACATATGACGTACTCAAAGAGGACCTCTCTCACGACTCTGACAGGCATGAAGGTGATCGACGCTTCTTGAGATTTCAGAAGAG GTACCCTGTCATTCCAACTCTTCTCACTAGAATATTCTGGTGGAGGGTTTGTCTGGATGAAGCTCAAATGGTGGAGAGCAATACTGCTGCTGCAACAGAAATGGCCATGAGATTATATGCTAAGCATCGCTGGTGTATTACAGGCACTCCTGTACAACGCAAACTTGATGACTTATATGGACTCCTAAGATTCCTGAAACTAAGTCCTTTCAATGTTTCAAGGTGGTGGGTGGAAGTTATACGAGATCCATATGAG AAAAAAGATGGAGGGGCTATGGAATTCACACATAAATTTTTTAGACAAATCATGTGGCGTTCTTCAAAACTACATGTTGCAGATGAGTTGCATCTTCCCCCGCAAGAGGAATCTGTTTCTTGGCTCACTTTCTCACCAATTGAAGAACATTTTTATCAAAGGCAACATGAAACATGTGTGAGTTATGCCAGTGAAGTTCTTGAAAGTTTGAAAGAAGATTTCCTGAAAAGAGAAATCCCAG GTGCTTTTTCATCTGGTGCAATGTTCGATCCGTTTATCACTCATACAGAAGCAGCAAAGCTGCTGAACGCACTCTTGAAGCTTCGCCAAGCCTGTTGTCACCCTCAAGTAGGAAGTTTTGGGCTGCGTTCTCTGCAGCAGGCTCCAATGACTATGGAGGAAATATTAAAT GTTCTTATTAGCAAGACCAAGACAGAAGGAGAGGAAGTGCTCAGGATGTTAGTTAGTGCTTTAAATGGGCTTGCAGGAATAGCTATAATAGAAGAGAAACTTTCTCAAGCAGTATCATTATATAAGGAAGCACTGGATATAACTAAAGAGCATTCTGAAGACTTTCGCCTGGACCCTCTGTTGagtattcacattcatcacaatCTTGCTCAGATACTACCTGTGGTTACAACCTTCCCAGTGCAACTTCCAGTAGAGGCACATCAATTCTCTGGAAACTCTGAGAAAGCTTCCCATGTCCAAAACATTGAAATATCTGATCAAAGTTCTGTGAAGAGGCAGAAACTTGAGGACCTTGACGATTCTAAAATTAATGCTGGGAATCTACAAGATATAGCATCTGAACAATCAGAAAAAAGCACAAATAATGACCGAGATTGTAATGGTCAGTGCCATATGTCATCTGGAGCTTTAAACGAACAATCTTTGAGAATAGAATGCCAAAATTTAAAACAGAAGTACTTATCTGTGTTTACTACAAAGTTGTCTGCAGCTCAGCAAGAGTTCAGAAAATCATACATGCAG GTTTCTAATGCATTGAGTGACCTTAATAATGAATATAGAGTTTGGTGGTTGGAAGCCCTTGATCATGCTGAGAAAGACAAGGATCTCTCTAATGAGTTAATCAGAAAGATTGAAGAGGCTATCTCAGGATCTCTTAAGAGTCGACGCACATCACAAATGTCTTCCAG GTTTCAGAGTATTACTGCTCTAAAGTATCACATCCAGACCGGTTTAGATCTATTGGAATCCTTTAGGGGAAAATTGCTTGATAGACTTTTAGAAATTGATCAAACAATGGAAAAGCCAAAAGAGGAGGATATTGAGCGTGTGAGATACTGCCATAATTGCCAGGTTATTGGTGATGGCCCAATTTGTGTTCATTGCGAACTAGAGGATTTATTCCAG GATTATGAGGCAAGGCTTTTTCGGGTTAACAAAAATGATGGAGAGATGGTTACATCTGCTGAAGAGGCAATAGTTTTGCAGAAGAAGAAGTCTGCACTTAATCGCTTTTATTGGAATTTATCACAGCCAACCAAAAATTCAACTTCATCTGATGTTGATAATAAAGAATTGAAGAGAGGTGTTCAAGAAACAATAGTG GTTTCAAAATCTCCGTCTCAATTGGAAGTAGCTCTTGGAGTTATAAAGAGCTATTGCAAGGCTTATTTAAGAAAAGAGGGTATGTTGGCAGCTACAAAGCAGCTACAGATTCTGGAGAGCATGAGGAAGGAGTATCGACATGCAAGGCTCTTAGCAATTGCTCAAGCACAAGTTTTGAATGCACATGACGAAATCAAGATGGCAACGACTCGATTGCACATAAGAGAGTTTGAAAATGACAAATCTATTGATGCTTTAAGTCCGAATGAATTGGCTTCAGCCAGTGTGCAAAACACTAGTGACAAGTTCATGTCCTTGGCTTCATTATCAAGCATCAAAGGGAAACTTCGTTATCTAAAG GGATTAGTACTATCAAAAAATACGGTGCAAATGGAGAGTTCTAATAATTCCACTTTAACTCAAGATACGACTACCATGTCAACCTCTATAGAGCAGAAAAGTACATGTCTATTTAAAGCTGAGGGGGAAGCTTGCCCTATTTGTCAAGAAAAGCTAAGCACTCAGAAGATGGTATTTCAATGTGGACATGTTACTTGCTGTAAAT GCTTATTTTCTATGACTGAACAAGGATTACGCCATGggaataaatctcaaaataaATGGGTAATGTGCCCAACATGTAGGCAGCACACAGATGTTGGAAATATTGCTTTAGCTGATGATAGGCAAACTTCACCAAACTCTGCTATGCTTCACGCATTTCAAGGTGGTGATAGTTGTGAAGAATTTTTTACTGTTCAAGGTTCCTATGGAACAAAG ATCGAAGCTGTTACAAGAAGGATCTTGGGGATTAAGTCTGCTGACCCAAAAGCTAAAGTTCTGGTTTTCTCAAGCTGGAATGATGTTCTTGATGTTTTAGAACATGCATTCGCTGCTAATGACATTACCTACATCCGAATGAAAGGAGGAAG GAAATCACATGTTGCCATCAGTGAATTTAGGGGCCAACAAGTTGGTGGAAGAGGACACAAGATGCAGAAGTTAGAACCCAAATTTATTCAGGTGTTATTGCTCTTGGTCCAACATGGAGCAAATGGTCTAAACCTGTTAGAGGCACAGCATGTTATTCTTGTCGAACCACTACTAAATCCTGCAGTAGAAGCACAAGCAATCAGCAGGGTACATCGAATTGGGCAGGATAAGAGGACACTTTTTCATCGTTTTATA GTTAAAAACACCGTCGAAGAGAGCATATATAAACTCAACAGAAGCAGGAACTCAAGTGGCTTTGTTGGGAACACCAAGAATCAAGACCAGCCTGTTTTGACACTTAAAGATGTTGAATCCCTCTTCGCCACAGCACCATCCAGAGCACCAAAAACCGATGAAGATAAGACCGAAAGTGAAAGTCTGAGATACCTGCCTCCTTCCATGGCTGCTGCTATAGCTGCTGAGAGGAGACTCAAGGAAAATCTAACTGCATGA
- the LOC107916263 gene encoding uncharacterized protein, with product METASFCNATTHNFITSSLPIKRIVKQLPKPCQTQTHHCCHSGMPLGFSGLQGHGLNIKPKQRYGDAVAARCATWDSGLLAELERELEAKDEEEWVKVGRLREKCKERKGMVELLECLEREAIQGEDHGREASDYNRRAQIFDKSSKVFQALKARTQPTHSQNS from the coding sequence ATGGAAACAGCATCTTTTTGCAACGCAACAACACACAATTTTATTACTTCATCTCTACCCATTAAGAGGATAGTCAAACAGCTTCCAAAACCATGTCAAACTCAAACTCATCATTGCTGTCACTCGGGGATGCCATTAGGTTTTAGTGGTTTGCAGGGTCATGGTTTAAATATTAAGCCAAAGCAGCGTTATGGTGATGCAGTAGCAGCAAGGTGTGCTACTTGGGATTCAGGGCTTTTGGCTGAGTTAGAAAGAGAACTGGAGGCTAAAGACGAAGAAGAATGGGTGAAAGTGGGAAGGCTGAGAGAGAAATGCAAGGAAAGGAAGGGAATGGTGGAGTTGTTGGAGTGTTTGGAAAGGGAAGCAATACAAGGGGAAGACCATGGAAGAGAAGCTAGTGATTACAATAGAAGAGCCCAGATCTTTGATAAGAGTTCCAAGGTTTTCCAGGCTCTCAAAGCACGCACCCAACCTACTCACTCTCAAAACTCTTGA
- the LOC107916262 gene encoding LOW QUALITY PROTEIN: rhodanese-like domain-containing protein 7 (The sequence of the model RefSeq protein was modified relative to this genomic sequence to represent the inferred CDS: deleted 1 base in 1 codon), which produces MMLRCGSPLLLALRMLSSSSPSSSSLFFSNPKLYHLPSSPQPLFVLPFNSPLCGFCASSHPQRMTLSMCFSATTAADPIPTSDPHPPHSPDSQSLVVVSFYKFADFPDHADLRKPLKQLCQDLYVSGGIILAPEGINGSICGTRESVERVLMFIQTDDRLKGLRQIESPVSPEQEAIHHGHSSSSPLAAGKDAPFRWDHVRVKLKKEIVTLGMPDVSPIEKVGKYVSPGDWNALISDPDTVVIDVRNNYETRIGMFKGAVDPCTTAFRDFPSWVEEQFQPDAAKVEHAEMEKEGSNESINEDAEISKPKMPKRVAMYCTGGIRCEKATSFMLSKGFEEVYHLKGGILKYLEEIPKTESLWEGECFVFDKRVAVEHGFIQGNFKLCYGCKQPVSDADMEAPEWEYGVSCPYCYSTKSEEEKERARARQRQFEAWGIIGGPDKGRRPAAKADSIKSDQIQTNDSASA; this is translated from the exons ATGATGCTAAGGTGTGGATCACCTCTATTGCTGGCCCTGAGGATGCTATCTTCATCCTCACCATCATCATCTTCTCTATTTTTCTCAAACCCTAAACTTTACCACCTTCCTTCCTCTCCTCAACCCTTGTTTGTTCTACCCTTCAACTCTCCTCTCTGTGGTTTTTGCGCTTCCTCTCACCCTCAGAGGATGACACTGTCCATGTGCTTCTCTGCCACCACGGCTGCTGATCCCATTCCCACTTCAGATCCGCACCCACCCCATTCACCCGACTCTCAATCACTCGTGGTTGTTTCCTTCTACAAGTTTGCTGATTTCCCAGACCATGCTGATTTGCGCAAGCCCTTGAAGCAACTCTGCCAGGACCTG TATGTTTCAGGTGGTATCATTCTAGCTCCTGAAGGGATTAATGGCAGCATTTGTGGTACACGAGAATCAGTGGAAAGAGTCCTTATGTTCATCCAAACCGATGACCGTCTAAAGGGGTTGAGGCAGATAGAGTCCCCGGTTAGTCCCGAGCAGGAAGCTATCCATCATGGACATTCTAGTAGCTCTCCTCTTGCAGCAGGTAAGGACGCACCCTTTCGATGGGACCATGTGCGAGTAAAGTTGAAGAAAGAG ATTGTTACTCTTGGAATGCCAGATGTATCACCGATTGAAAAGGTTGGAAAGTACGTTAGCCCAGGGGATTGGAATGCTTTAATCAGTGATCCAGATACT GTGGTAATTGACGTTCGCAATAACTATGAAACTAGAATTGGGATGTTCAAAGGAGCAGTTGATCCATGCACGACAGCATTCCGTGATTTCCCATCTTGGGTGGAGGAACAGTTCCAACCTGATGCTGCAAAAGTAGAGCATGCAGAAATGGAGAAGGAAGGATCAAATGAAAGCATCAATGAAGATGCAGAGATTTCAAAACCAAAAATGCCAAAGAGGGTTGCAATGTACTGCACAGGAGGTATTCGATGTGAGAAAGCGACAAGTTTTATGCTCAGCAAAGGTTTCGAGGAG GTCTATCATCTGAAAGGTGGGATTTTGAAGTACCTAGAGGAAATCCCGAAAACGGAGAGCCTGTGGGAGGGCGAGTGCTTCGTGTTCGACAAGCGAGTTGCTGTCGAGCATGGTTTTATACAAGGAAATTTCAAGCTTTGCTATGGGTGTAAGCAGCCTGTTAGTGATGCAGACATGGAAGCACCAGAGTGGGAGTATGGGGTTTCATGTCCCTACTGTTACTCAACGAAGTctgaagaagagaaagaaagggCAAGGGCACGACAGAGACAGTTC GAGGCCTGGGGAATTATCGGCGGTCCTGATAAGGGTCGGAGACCAGCAGCCAAGGCAGATAGTATAAAGAGTGACCAAATCCAAACCAATGATTCAGCTTCAGCTTAG